The proteins below come from a single Comamonas antarctica genomic window:
- a CDS encoding UDP-N-acetylmuramoyl-tripeptide--D-alanyl-D-alanine ligase, producing the protein MMTLNQALALIQTQIPTARLAGDGQTPLARVHTDTRSLQPGDLFVALQGERFDANDFLAQAQAGGAAAALAHPGRLAGGGLPGIEVDDTLAALGALARAWRAQFALPLIAVTGSNGKTTVTQMVASILAAQAGAQALATRGNLNNEIGVPLTLLRLTAQHRLAVVELGMNHPGEIARLARMAQPTVALVNNAQREHLEFMHTVQAVAEENGAVLAALPADGVAVFPAGEEYSPVWQRLAGQRQCLRFGDAAAGAQVHALQAEWQQGAWQVRVATPAGEFDARLQIAGRHNVRNALAAAACALAAGVPLAAIAAGLSSFVPVTGRSRALSVRIGGRAITVIDDSYNANPDSMRAAIDVLAELPAPRWLVMGDMGEVGDQGPQFHAEAGAYAREKGIERLLALGEQGTHAAAAAGETAQHFKDMAALLAALREGLPMVGSVLIKGSRFMKMEQVVQAISACADSAAAEAACC; encoded by the coding sequence ATGATGACCCTGAACCAGGCGCTGGCACTGATCCAGACGCAGATCCCCACGGCCCGCCTTGCCGGCGATGGCCAGACCCCGCTTGCGCGCGTGCATACCGACACGCGCAGCCTGCAGCCGGGCGACCTGTTTGTCGCGCTCCAGGGCGAGCGCTTCGATGCGAATGATTTCCTGGCCCAGGCGCAGGCCGGCGGCGCGGCCGCGGCCCTGGCCCACCCGGGCCGGCTGGCCGGTGGCGGCCTGCCCGGCATCGAGGTCGATGACACGCTGGCGGCGCTGGGCGCGCTGGCCCGCGCCTGGCGCGCGCAGTTCGCGCTGCCGTTGATCGCGGTCACGGGCAGCAATGGCAAGACCACGGTCACGCAGATGGTCGCGTCCATCCTGGCGGCGCAGGCCGGCGCGCAGGCGCTGGCCACGCGCGGCAATCTCAATAACGAGATCGGCGTGCCGCTGACGCTGCTGCGGCTGACAGCGCAACACCGCCTGGCCGTCGTCGAGCTGGGCATGAACCACCCGGGCGAAATCGCCCGGCTGGCGCGCATGGCGCAGCCCACGGTGGCGCTGGTCAACAACGCGCAGCGCGAGCACCTGGAATTCATGCACACCGTGCAGGCCGTGGCCGAGGAAAACGGCGCGGTGCTGGCGGCCCTGCCGGCCGATGGCGTGGCGGTGTTCCCGGCGGGCGAGGAATATTCGCCGGTCTGGCAACGGCTGGCCGGGCAGCGCCAATGCCTGCGGTTCGGCGATGCTGCGGCAGGTGCCCAGGTGCATGCGCTGCAGGCCGAGTGGCAGCAGGGCGCCTGGCAGGTACGCGTTGCCACGCCCGCGGGCGAATTCGATGCGCGCTTGCAGATTGCGGGCCGCCACAACGTGCGCAATGCGCTGGCCGCCGCGGCCTGCGCGCTGGCCGCGGGCGTGCCGCTGGCGGCAATTGCCGCGGGCCTGAGCAGCTTTGTGCCTGTGACCGGCCGCTCGCGCGCGCTGAGCGTGCGCATCGGCGGGCGCGCCATCACCGTCATCGACGACAGCTACAACGCCAACCCCGACTCGATGCGGGCCGCGATCGACGTGCTGGCCGAGCTGCCCGCGCCGCGCTGGCTGGTGATGGGCGACATGGGCGAGGTCGGCGACCAGGGCCCGCAGTTCCATGCCGAAGCCGGCGCCTATGCGCGTGAAAAAGGCATCGAGCGGCTGCTGGCGCTTGGGGAGCAAGGCACGCATGCGGCCGCCGCCGCCGGCGAGACGGCACAGCATTTCAAAGACATGGCGGCGCTGCTGGCAGCGCTGCGCGAAGGGCTGCCCATGGTGGGCAGCGTGTTGATCAAGGGATCTCGGTTCATGAAGATGGAACAGGTGGTGCAGGCCATTTCGGCGTGCGCGGACAGTGCAGCAGCGGAGGCCGCATGCTGCTGA
- the hslV gene encoding ATP-dependent protease subunit HslV, producing MEQYHGTTILSVRRQTADGIQVAIGGDGQVTLGNIVVKGTARKVRRLYHGTVLAGFAGATADAFTLFERFEAKLEKHQGHLTRAAIELTKDWRTDRVLRRLEAMLAVADKSASLIITGNGDVLEPEQGIVAIGSGGAYAHSAAKALLANTELGAAEIVKKSLEIAGELCIYTNMHHTIETL from the coding sequence ATGGAACAGTATCACGGCACCACCATTCTCAGCGTCCGCCGCCAGACGGCGGACGGCATTCAGGTCGCCATCGGCGGCGACGGCCAGGTCACCCTGGGCAACATCGTGGTCAAGGGCACGGCGCGCAAGGTGCGCCGCCTCTACCACGGCACGGTGCTAGCGGGTTTTGCCGGCGCCACGGCCGATGCCTTCACGCTGTTCGAGCGTTTCGAGGCCAAGCTGGAAAAGCACCAGGGCCACCTGACGCGCGCGGCCATCGAGCTCACCAAGGACTGGCGCACCGACCGCGTGCTGCGCCGCCTCGAGGCCATGCTGGCCGTGGCCGACAAGAGCGCCTCGCTGATCATCACCGGCAATGGCGACGTGCTCGAACCCGAGCAGGGCATCGTGGCCATCGGTTCAGGCGGCGCCTATGCGCATTCCGCGGCCAAGGCGCTGCTGGCCAACACCGAGCTGGGCGCGGCCGAGATCGTCAAGAAGTCGCTGGAAATCGCGGGCGAGCTGTGCATCTACACCAACATGCACCACACCATCGAGACTCTTTGA
- the ftsL gene encoding cell division protein FtsL, which translates to MLRLNLMLLLALMASAIFLVHSQYESRRLFTELDRAVSESRRLATENQRLEVEKRAQATPLRVEGLARDQLKMHSATPAITQYVQDNGRLETAP; encoded by the coding sequence ATGCTGCGCCTGAATCTGATGCTGCTGCTGGCGCTGATGGCCAGCGCGATCTTCCTGGTGCACTCGCAGTACGAGTCGCGCCGGCTGTTCACCGAGCTGGACCGCGCGGTCAGCGAGTCGCGCCGGCTTGCCACCGAAAACCAGCGCCTCGAAGTCGAAAAGCGCGCCCAGGCCACGCCGCTGCGCGTCGAAGGCCTGGCGCGCGACCAGCTCAAGATGCATTCCGCCACGCCCGCCATCACCCAGTATGTGCAGGACAACGGCCGCCTGGAGACCGCGCCATGA
- the mraY gene encoding phospho-N-acetylmuramoyl-pentapeptide-transferase: MLLMLFQWLQGLSPEFGFLRVFQYLTLRAVMAALTALVIGLVAGPRVIRLLTSLKIGQPVRGYGMETHLAKSGTPTMGGVLILLSIAISTLLWFELSNRFVWIVLLVTLGFGAIGWVDDWRKVVNKDPEGMRSGEKYFWQSVIGLLAALYLVFSISENSNMQVFELFIRWVQSGFAMDLPPKAGLLVPFFKEVSYPLGVLGFVIMTYLVIVGASNAVNLTDGLDGLAIMPVIMVGSALGIFAYVTGSVSFAKYLLFPHIAGSGELLVFCAAMAGAGLAFLWFNAHPAQVFMGDVGALALGGALGTIAVIVRQEIVLAIMGGIFVAEAVSVMLQVVWFKYTKKRYGEGRRLLKMAPLHHHFEKSGWKETQVVTRFWIITMLLCLIGLSTLKLR, from the coding sequence ATGCTGCTGATGCTTTTTCAATGGTTGCAGGGCTTGTCGCCGGAATTCGGTTTTCTGCGCGTATTCCAGTATCTGACGCTGCGCGCCGTGATGGCCGCGCTCACGGCGCTGGTCATCGGCCTGGTGGCCGGGCCGCGCGTGATCCGTCTGCTCACCTCGCTGAAGATCGGCCAGCCGGTGCGCGGCTACGGCATGGAAACCCATCTGGCCAAGAGCGGCACGCCCACCATGGGCGGCGTGCTGATCCTGCTGTCGATCGCGATCTCCACGCTGCTGTGGTTCGAACTGTCGAACCGCTTCGTCTGGATCGTGCTGCTGGTGACGCTGGGCTTCGGCGCCATCGGCTGGGTCGATGACTGGCGCAAGGTCGTCAACAAGGACCCCGAGGGCATGCGCTCGGGCGAGAAGTATTTCTGGCAGTCGGTCATCGGCCTGCTGGCCGCGCTGTACCTGGTGTTCAGCATCTCGGAGAACAGCAACATGCAGGTGTTCGAACTGTTCATCCGCTGGGTGCAGTCGGGCTTTGCCATGGACCTGCCGCCCAAGGCCGGCCTGCTGGTGCCATTCTTCAAGGAAGTCAGCTACCCGCTGGGCGTGCTGGGCTTCGTGATCATGACCTATCTGGTCATCGTCGGCGCGAGCAATGCCGTCAACCTGACCGACGGCCTCGACGGCCTGGCCATCATGCCGGTGATCATGGTCGGCTCGGCGCTGGGCATCTTTGCCTATGTCACGGGCAGCGTCAGCTTCGCCAAGTACCTGCTGTTCCCGCACATCGCGGGTTCGGGCGAGCTGCTGGTGTTCTGCGCGGCCATGGCCGGCGCGGGCCTGGCCTTCCTGTGGTTCAACGCGCACCCGGCCCAGGTGTTCATGGGCGACGTCGGCGCGCTGGCGCTGGGCGGCGCGCTTGGCACCATCGCGGTGATCGTGCGCCAGGAAATCGTGCTGGCCATCATGGGCGGCATCTTCGTCGCCGAAGCGGTGTCGGTGATGCTGCAGGTGGTCTGGTTCAAGTACACCAAGAAACGCTATGGCGAAGGCCGGCGCCTGCTGAAGATGGCGCCGCTGCACCACCATTTCGAGAAGAGCGGCTGGAAGGAGACGCAGGTCGTCACGCGTTTCTGGATCATCACCATGCTGCTGTGCCTGATCGGCCTGTCCACGCTGAAACTGCGATGA
- a CDS encoding UDP-N-acetylmuramoyl-L-alanyl-D-glutamate--2,6-diaminopimelate ligase, protein MSLVQLTSVPDAVRWLRGRITGRLQTDSRLVAAGDAFIAWPGAATDGRAHVAAALARGAAACLVEAQGVEAFDFSDARIAALPGLKAASGEIAALWYDHPSEQLRVLAVTGTNGKTTTAWWLAHALAQHAIDGRHGCAMIGTLGVGVPPRLEDTGMTTPDPVRLQRVLREYLDAGVAACAMEASSIGLAEHRLAGLRIRVAIFTNFTQDHLDYHHSMEAYWQAKKALFDWPGLQAAVVNVDDAHGARLWASLQSRDLDVWSVSTLGPARLQAKDISLGPEGLQFTVIEDAHSHVLKTRLVGQYNVANLLGVLAALRALGLSLDQAVAACDQLEPVPGRMQQIALASQPLVAVDYAHTPDALEQALKALRPAARQRGGRLWCVFGCGGNRDASKRPLMGEMAQRHADSVVVTSDNPRGEDPDAIIAQILGGMAPSEHLRSEADRALAIGQALAAAGPKDVVLIAGKGHEDYQEIAGQRRAFSDMAEARKALAAREGMKRS, encoded by the coding sequence ATGAGCCTGGTGCAACTGACTTCGGTGCCGGACGCGGTGCGCTGGCTGCGCGGCCGGATCACGGGCCGGCTGCAGACCGACAGCCGCCTGGTCGCTGCTGGCGACGCCTTCATCGCCTGGCCCGGCGCGGCCACCGACGGCCGCGCGCATGTGGCGGCGGCGCTGGCCCGCGGCGCTGCGGCCTGCCTGGTCGAAGCCCAGGGCGTCGAGGCCTTTGATTTTTCCGACGCGCGCATCGCCGCGCTGCCCGGCCTCAAGGCCGCGAGCGGCGAGATTGCCGCGCTCTGGTACGACCATCCCAGCGAGCAGTTGCGCGTGCTGGCCGTGACCGGCACCAACGGCAAGACCACCACCGCCTGGTGGCTTGCGCATGCGCTGGCCCAGCACGCCATCGACGGCCGCCACGGCTGCGCCATGATCGGCACGCTGGGCGTGGGCGTGCCGCCGCGGCTCGAAGACACGGGCATGACCACCCCTGATCCGGTGCGCCTGCAGCGCGTGCTGCGCGAGTACCTCGATGCGGGCGTGGCCGCCTGCGCGATGGAGGCCTCCTCGATCGGCCTGGCCGAGCACCGCCTCGCGGGCCTGCGCATCCGCGTGGCGATCTTCACCAATTTCACCCAGGACCACCTCGACTACCACCACAGCATGGAGGCCTACTGGCAGGCCAAGAAGGCGTTGTTCGACTGGCCCGGCCTGCAGGCGGCGGTGGTCAACGTCGACGATGCGCATGGCGCGCGCCTGTGGGCCAGCCTGCAGTCGCGCGATCTCGATGTCTGGAGCGTCTCCACGCTGGGGCCGGCGCGGCTGCAGGCCAAGGACATCAGCCTGGGGCCCGAGGGCCTGCAGTTCACCGTGATCGAGGATGCGCACAGCCATGTGCTGAAGACGCGCCTGGTCGGACAGTACAACGTCGCCAACCTGCTGGGCGTGCTGGCCGCGCTGCGCGCGCTGGGCCTGAGCCTGGACCAGGCCGTGGCCGCCTGCGATCAGCTCGAACCCGTGCCCGGGCGCATGCAGCAGATCGCGCTGGCCAGCCAGCCGCTGGTGGCTGTGGACTATGCGCACACGCCCGATGCGCTGGAGCAGGCGCTCAAGGCGCTGCGGCCCGCGGCGCGCCAGCGCGGCGGCCGGCTGTGGTGCGTGTTCGGCTGCGGCGGCAACCGCGATGCGAGCAAGCGCCCGCTGATGGGCGAGATGGCGCAGCGCCATGCCGACAGCGTGGTCGTGACCAGCGACAATCCGCGCGGCGAAGACCCCGACGCGATCATCGCGCAGATCCTGGGCGGCATGGCGCCGTCGGAGCATCTGCGCTCGGAAGCCGACCGCGCCCTGGCCATCGGCCAGGCGCTGGCCGCGGCAGGTCCCAAGGACGTGGTGCTGATTGCCGGCAAGGGACACGAGGATTACCAGGAGATCGCGGGCCAGCGGCGCGCGTTCTCCGACATGGCCGAGGCGCGCAAGGCGCTGGCGGCGCGAGAAGGAATGAAACGGTCATGA
- the hslU gene encoding ATP-dependent protease ATPase subunit HslU, with protein sequence MSSMTPQEIVSELDHHIVGQQGAKRAVAIALRNRWRRQQVEGSLRQEITPKNILMIGPTGVGKTEIARRLARLADAPFIKVEATKFTEVGYVGKDVDSIIRDLAEIAVKQTREADVRKLRMRAEDAAEDRILDVLLPQARTADAPTDSTARQVFRKKLREGQLDDKEIEIELADARPQLEIMGPQGMEEMAEQLRGMFSQMGQERRRTRKLKIAEAFKLLIDEEAGKLVNEEDIKTRAIANAEQNGIVFIDEIDKVATRQESSGADVSRQGVQRDLLPLVEGTTVSTKYGMVKTDHMLFIASGAFHLSKPSDLIPELQGRFPIRVELESLSVQDFEAILTQTHASLVKQYQALLATEGVTLEFTPDGITRLAHTAFQVNERTENIGARRLSTVMERLLDDISFDAARLSGQAISIDAAYVDARLQTLSQDEDLSRFIL encoded by the coding sequence ATGTCTTCCATGACCCCTCAGGAAATCGTTTCCGAACTCGACCACCACATCGTCGGCCAGCAGGGCGCCAAGCGCGCCGTGGCCATTGCGCTGCGCAACCGCTGGCGCCGCCAGCAGGTCGAAGGCAGCCTGCGCCAGGAAATCACGCCGAAGAACATCCTGATGATCGGCCCGACCGGTGTCGGCAAGACCGAGATCGCGCGCCGGCTGGCGCGGCTGGCCGATGCGCCGTTCATCAAGGTCGAAGCGACCAAGTTCACCGAGGTCGGCTATGTCGGCAAGGACGTGGATTCGATCATCCGCGACCTGGCCGAGATCGCTGTCAAGCAGACGCGCGAAGCCGATGTGCGCAAGCTGCGCATGCGCGCCGAGGATGCTGCCGAGGACCGCATCCTCGACGTGCTGCTGCCGCAGGCGCGCACGGCCGATGCGCCCACCGACAGCACGGCCCGCCAGGTGTTCCGCAAGAAGCTGCGCGAAGGCCAGCTCGACGACAAGGAAATCGAGATCGAACTCGCGGATGCGCGCCCCCAGCTCGAGATCATGGGCCCGCAGGGCATGGAGGAAATGGCCGAGCAGCTGCGCGGCATGTTCAGCCAGATGGGCCAGGAGCGCCGGCGCACGCGCAAGCTCAAGATCGCCGAGGCATTCAAGCTGCTGATCGACGAGGAGGCGGGCAAGCTGGTCAACGAGGAGGACATCAAGACCCGCGCGATCGCCAATGCCGAGCAGAACGGCATCGTTTTCATCGACGAGATCGACAAGGTCGCGACGCGCCAGGAAAGCAGCGGCGCCGATGTCTCGCGCCAGGGCGTGCAGCGCGACCTGCTGCCGCTGGTCGAAGGCACGACCGTGTCGACCAAATACGGCATGGTCAAGACCGACCACATGCTGTTCATCGCCTCTGGCGCATTCCACCTGTCCAAACCCAGCGACCTGATTCCCGAGCTGCAGGGGCGTTTTCCCATCCGCGTGGAGCTGGAATCGCTGTCGGTGCAGGATTTCGAGGCCATCCTGACGCAGACCCATGCGTCGCTGGTCAAGCAGTACCAGGCGCTGCTGGCCACCGAAGGCGTGACGCTCGAATTCACGCCCGACGGCATCACGCGGCTTGCGCATACCGCGTTTCAGGTCAACGAGCGTACCGAGAACATTGGCGCGCGCCGCTTGTCCACGGTCATGGAGCGCTTGCTCGATGACATCAGCTTTGACGCCGCGCGCCTTTCGGGCCAGGCCATCAGCATCGATGCCGCCTATGTCGATGCCCGGCTCCAGACCCTGAGCCAGGACGAGGATCTTTCACGTTTCATTTTGTGA
- a CDS encoding peptidoglycan D,D-transpeptidase FtsI family protein, whose translation MTRSVLYTSSPLLASKTPLWRSKMIVAMLALGFVGLGARAAYVQVFGNDFFQRQGEVRFARTLELPANRGRILDRNGLILASSVPAASIWAIPEDVDKDDPEVAAKLRKLAPLLEMTPAALDAKLADEDKTFVWIKRQLDWDVGEQIKALGIKGIYQRKEYKRQYPEGEPSAHVVGFTNVEDHGQEGMELAFNKELAGKAGSRRVIKDRMGRVVEGVGEEVPPMDGQDIQLSIDSKIQYFAFQKLRDQVEKFKAKAGSVVVMDARTGELLALANYPSYVPDKRKNLTGEQLRNRAITDVFEPGSTMKPITVGIALETGKFKPETPVDTTPGRINVTGSTISDTHNYGLLTVAGVIQKSSNVGTTKISQSLTAQQMWEGFSAVGFGQKPQIAFPGAASGRLRPYKTWRPVEQATMSYGYGLSASLLQMTRSYTVFANDGRVIPATMLKRDEPPVGVPIFSERTANQVRQMLALAAGPGGTGQKAQTVGYSVGGKSGTARKQVGKNYAAGKYRAWFTGLAPVDKPRVIVAVMVDEPSAGSFYGGTVAAPVFSEVVQQSLRLMGVQPDMAVVPQIVANPVEESL comes from the coding sequence ATGACGCGCAGCGTGCTCTATACCTCGAGCCCCTTGCTGGCCAGCAAGACGCCGCTGTGGCGCAGCAAGATGATTGTTGCCATGCTGGCGCTGGGTTTCGTCGGTCTGGGGGCGCGTGCCGCCTATGTGCAGGTGTTCGGCAACGATTTCTTCCAGCGCCAGGGCGAGGTGCGGTTCGCGCGCACGCTGGAGCTGCCCGCGAACCGCGGCCGCATTCTCGACCGCAATGGCCTGATTTTGGCCTCGAGCGTGCCCGCGGCCAGCATCTGGGCGATTCCCGAGGACGTCGACAAGGACGACCCCGAAGTCGCCGCCAAGCTGCGCAAGCTCGCGCCGCTGCTGGAGATGACGCCGGCCGCGCTGGACGCCAAGCTGGCCGACGAGGACAAGACCTTCGTCTGGATCAAGCGCCAGCTCGACTGGGACGTGGGCGAGCAGATCAAGGCGCTGGGCATCAAGGGCATCTACCAGCGCAAGGAATACAAGCGCCAGTACCCCGAGGGCGAGCCCTCGGCCCACGTCGTCGGCTTCACCAACGTCGAGGACCACGGCCAGGAAGGCATGGAGCTGGCCTTCAACAAGGAGCTGGCCGGCAAGGCCGGCTCGCGCCGCGTGATCAAGGACCGCATGGGCCGGGTCGTCGAAGGCGTGGGCGAAGAGGTGCCGCCCATGGACGGCCAGGACATCCAGCTGTCGATCGACAGCAAGATCCAGTACTTTGCCTTCCAGAAGCTGCGCGATCAGGTCGAGAAGTTCAAGGCCAAGGCCGGCAGCGTGGTGGTGATGGACGCCCGCACCGGCGAGCTGCTGGCGCTGGCCAACTACCCGAGCTACGTGCCCGACAAGCGCAAGAACCTGACCGGCGAGCAGCTGCGCAACCGCGCCATCACCGACGTGTTCGAGCCCGGCTCGACCATGAAGCCGATCACCGTCGGCATTGCGCTCGAGACCGGCAAGTTCAAGCCCGAGACGCCCGTGGACACCACGCCCGGACGCATCAATGTGACCGGTTCGACGATTTCCGACACGCACAACTACGGCCTGCTCACGGTGGCCGGCGTGATCCAGAAGTCCTCCAACGTCGGCACGACCAAGATCTCGCAGAGCCTCACCGCGCAGCAGATGTGGGAAGGTTTCTCGGCCGTGGGCTTCGGCCAGAAGCCGCAGATTGCCTTCCCCGGCGCGGCCAGCGGCCGCCTGCGCCCGTACAAGACCTGGCGTCCCGTCGAGCAGGCCACGATGTCCTATGGCTACGGCCTGTCGGCCAGCCTGTTGCAGATGACGCGCTCGTACACCGTGTTCGCCAATGACGGCCGGGTGATTCCCGCGACCATGCTCAAGCGCGACGAGCCGCCGGTGGGCGTGCCGATCTTCTCCGAGCGCACCGCCAACCAGGTGCGCCAGATGCTGGCGCTCGCGGCCGGCCCGGGCGGCACCGGCCAGAAGGCCCAGACCGTGGGCTACTCGGTCGGCGGCAAGTCGGGCACGGCGCGCAAGCAGGTCGGCAAGAACTATGCCGCGGGCAAGTACCGCGCCTGGTTCACGGGCCTGGCGCCCGTCGACAAGCCGCGCGTGATCGTCGCCGTGATGGTCGACGAGCCCAGCGCCGGCAGCTTCTATGGCGGCACGGTGGCCGCGCCGGTATTCAGTGAGGTCGTGCAGCAGTCGCTGCGGCTGATGGGCGTGCAGCCCGACATGGCCGTGGTGCCGCAGATCGTCGCCAATCCGGTGGAGGAGTCGCTATGA
- the rsmH gene encoding 16S rRNA (cytosine(1402)-N(4))-methyltransferase RsmH: MNQPLQHITVLLDEAVDALLGAAGASPAGEWVDGTFGRGGHSRRILERLGPQGRLRAFDKDPEAIQEAARITDARFSIQHEGFSHLADLPDASVQGVLMDLGVSSPQIDTPERGFSFRFDAPLDMRMDTTRGQSVAEWLADAEMQQIAEVIRDYGEERFAGPIAKAIVARRQDKGPLATTGELAELVAGAVRTREAGQNPATRTFQALRIFINAELQELEQALEASLRVLAPGGRLVVISFHSLEDRIVKQFIAKHSKEVFDRRAPFAPPTPMRLEALDRIKPSAAEVEANPRSRSAVMRVAQRTEVPA, translated from the coding sequence TTGAACCAGCCCCTCCAACACATTACGGTACTGCTTGATGAAGCGGTGGATGCACTGCTGGGCGCTGCCGGCGCGTCTCCCGCGGGCGAATGGGTCGACGGCACCTTTGGCCGCGGCGGCCATTCGCGGCGCATTCTCGAGCGCCTCGGGCCGCAGGGGCGGCTCAGGGCCTTCGACAAGGACCCTGAAGCCATCCAGGAAGCCGCGCGCATCACCGATGCGCGTTTTTCCATTCAGCACGAGGGCTTCAGCCACCTTGCCGATCTGCCCGATGCCAGCGTGCAGGGCGTGCTGATGGACCTGGGCGTGAGCTCGCCCCAGATCGATACTCCAGAGCGCGGCTTCAGTTTCCGTTTCGACGCGCCGCTCGACATGCGCATGGACACCACGCGTGGCCAGAGCGTGGCCGAATGGCTCGCAGATGCGGAAATGCAGCAGATTGCAGAGGTGATACGTGACTATGGCGAAGAACGGTTTGCTGGGCCTATTGCAAAGGCGATTGTTGCGCGGCGCCAGGACAAAGGCCCTCTCGCAACCACCGGCGAGCTTGCCGAGCTCGTGGCTGGCGCCGTCCGCACGCGTGAAGCGGGGCAGAACCCCGCAACCCGCACCTTTCAGGCTCTTCGGATTTTCATCAATGCCGAACTGCAGGAACTCGAACAGGCGCTAGAAGCCAGCCTGCGCGTGCTGGCGCCCGGCGGGCGGCTGGTGGTGATCAGCTTCCATTCGCTCGAAGACCGCATCGTCAAGCAATTCATTGCCAAGCATTCCAAGGAAGTCTTCGACCGCCGCGCGCCGTTCGCGCCGCCGACGCCGATGCGTCTTGAGGCGCTCGACCGCATCAAGCCCAGCGCGGCCGAAGTCGAGGCCAACCCGCGCTCGCGCTCTGCCGTGATGCGCGTGGCGCAACGCACGGAGGTGCCTGCGTGA
- the mraZ gene encoding division/cell wall cluster transcriptional repressor MraZ, with amino-acid sequence MFQGASSLSLDAKGRLSVPTRHRDALNEMAAGQVTLTKHPHGCLMLFPRPEWLLFRDRIAQLPMSAQWWKRIFLGNAMDVEMDGTGRVLVSPELRQAVGLSRDAVLLGMGNHFELWDKATYDAQEAQAMQAQMPDVFQDFAF; translated from the coding sequence ATGTTTCAAGGGGCTTCTTCGCTCAGTCTCGATGCGAAGGGTCGGCTTTCCGTGCCGACCCGGCATCGTGACGCCTTGAATGAAATGGCTGCGGGGCAGGTCACTCTCACCAAGCATCCCCATGGCTGCCTGATGCTTTTCCCGCGCCCCGAGTGGCTGCTGTTTCGCGACCGGATCGCGCAGCTGCCGATGTCGGCGCAATGGTGGAAGCGCATCTTCCTGGGCAATGCCATGGACGTGGAGATGGACGGCACCGGCCGCGTACTGGTCTCGCCCGAGCTGCGCCAGGCCGTGGGCCTGAGCCGCGATGCCGTGCTGCTGGGAATGGGCAACCACTTCGAGCTTTGGGACAAAGCCACTTATGACGCCCAGGAGGCTCAGGCCATGCAGGCCCAGATGCCCGACGTTTTCCAGGATTTTGCTTTCTAA